The Chaetodon auriga isolate fChaAug3 chromosome 3, fChaAug3.hap1, whole genome shotgun sequence genome has a window encoding:
- the camsap2a gene encoding calmodulin-regulated spectrin-associated protein 2a isoform X3: MGEVKDVRDVKKTFVAPAIKSFEHYDFSRAKICCSLTWLVAKAYGTDSIPADLKDPFYTDQYEQEHLKPPVASLLLSADLYCRAGSLILKSDSAKPLLGHDAVIQALAQRGLYVTDQERLVTERDLRKRPLQMSAHLAMIDTLMMAYTVETVSMEKVMACVRHYSSCDPEVEAPYDTEDAVTTWINKVNEYLKDIVTQEQRKRETPSAEPAGSPRARYRKEQASTQSVPWIPPVDNLLKDSTDGSALCALLHFYCPQLLQMDDVCLKENMTLADRLYNLQLLQDFCKDNLNSCCHFSLEDMLYASSTIKNNYLVFMAELFWWFEVVKPSFVKPRMLENEGTEPLSLLKNVPAIPISKATKRSFMERPPSPERPSLPLRPQPRNSGEIKRSTSMSFVDGNLGTWPKEKRSGPYGVSFDIPFDKDDCAPGPLSSTRGMVRSVSTDDGSGFKVQHLPRGMRRNLSFQPVNGQSVGIEEEGCPDSLAGMETIRRAYPNGHGSVMATTPSMEEALHIIHSPSRPPLEGINNGFFLHSQGHGAGVGGLEPVSELDSKGPLSTTDTTEVDTGIHIRTEDMLDEDSSLKDCSVNMDLDMDTPSPCPSSQSKSPSGVKMTSFAEQKLKKHNPSAPDSGRCSSSSLKTTPEGSEFGLPLSVSWAPTPEHSPIHHQTTPTCTAQASSTPVQLPPNDPAQVMATEMVQLRMRLEEKRKAIEAQKKKVEAAFTRHRQKMGHSAFLNVVKRKGDGATGEEGAKIEGEGKVVSTSPIVKFGRSKADTPDGAEQSITGSCWTKSPGAGEEGGQSHAQLTEVDLTEYTRSIEKLNHSLAFLQTEMQRLAQQQEVIMAMREQQHQQAWVIPPPHTNPSPQKHSRAGAVTRSSGPSSPADSPRSTHRSPTSIKRKSASFHSRNPRTARPSELKLAPYNRVLTAPQSVDSIPRLRRFSPCQPLASSFVYMGEKPEPANLATVASDGDKNKEMESILSPERELASICVANSPPSSPNLKNKREQKFECHTQETEQNSQSKTADMETDNQKVQKSVADLKPTVASSFPEVLAHPVVETFMVTPTEIPPQPEASGQVKSSLIEVPLSVVKSRDDLTLDDALEVQQVNEESSDYEQKICRGFFFKADGKAEGNMAQKRAALLEKRMRREKESQQKKMQQEAELEQKKEEARLKAEEERIRKEEDKARREFIKQEYLRRKQLKLMEDMDTVIKPRSAGGAKQRRGRPKSIHRDSMDSPKTPVRAATGSRQRVFSVSSLSLASLNLGDSDSVHSEKRSPRSASLASGSLFYFLRSPKLRRRRPDSADGFLSPSRSSSRNGEKDWDNGSTTSSVTSNTEYTGPKLYKEPSAKSNKHIIQNALAHCCLAGKVNEGQKNKILEEMEKSEANNFLVLFRDAGCQFRSLYTYCPETEEINKLAGIGPKSITRKMIDGLYKYNSDKKQFSQIPAKTMSASVDAVTIHNHLWQTKKPATPKKVVPAQS; the protein is encoded by the exons AGCGCCCACCTGGCCATGATCGACACTCTGATGATGGCGTACACCGTGGAGACGGTGAGCATGGAGAAGGTGATGGCCTGCGTCCGTCACTATTCATCCTGCGACCCCGAGGTGGAAGCGCCTTACGACACAGAGGACGCAGTGACCACCTGGATCAACAAG gtAAATGAGTATCTGAAAGACATCGTGacccaggagcagaggaagagggagacgCCGAGCGCCGAGCCTGCTGGGAGTCCTCGG GCTCGCTACAGGAAGGAGCAGGCCTCAACCCAGTCGGTTCCCTGGATCCCCCCAGTGGACAACCTGCTGAAAGACAGCACGGACGGCTCGgccctctgtgctctgctgcacttctactgccctcagctgctgcagatggacG aTGTCTGTCTGAAGGAAAACATGACGCTGGCCGATCGGCTGTACAACCTACAGCTCCTACAGGACTTCTGCAAAGACAACCTGAACAGCTGCTGCCACTTCAGCCTGGAGGACATGCTCTACGCCTCCTCCACCATCAAG AATAACTACCTGGTGTTCATGGCAGAGCTGTTCTGGTGGTTTGAGGTGGTCAAGCCGTCTTTTGTGAAACCAAGAATGCTGGAAAACGAAGGCACAG AGCCCTTGTCCTTGTTGAAGAATGTCCCGGCCATCCCCATCTCCAAGGCAACCAAGAGGAGCTTCATGGAGAGACCCCCAAGTCCTGAAAGACCCAG TTTGCCCCTCCGACCCCAACCTCGAAACTCag GAGAGATCAAGAGGTCAACCTCAATGTCCTTTGTCGATGGCAACCTCGGCACTTGGCCCAAAGAGAAAAG GTCTGGGCCCTATGGAGTGTCTTTTGACATCCCCTTCGATAAAGACGACTGCGCCCCTggccctctctcctccacacgTGGCATGGTCAGGTCCGTCAGCACTGACGATGGATCTGGCTTCAAGGTCCAACACCTGCCCCGTGGAATGAGGCGTAACCTCTCCTTCCAGCCAGTGAATGGTCAGAGTGTTGGCATTGAGGAGGAGGGCTGCCCAGACAGCCTGGCTGGTATGGAGACCATCAGGCGCGCATACCCCAACGGACATGGAAGTGTTATGGCAACAACTCCCTCCATGGAGGAAGCCCTCCACATTATCCACAGCCCAAGTAGGCCCCCACTGGAGGGGATCAACAATGGGTTCTTTCTGCACAGTCAGGGCCACGGGGCCGGTGTTGGTGGACTGGAGCCAGTGTCAGAGTTGGACTCCAAAGGGCCTCTAAGCACCACAGACACCACCGAGGTGGACACTGGCATTCACATCCGAACAGAAGACATGCTGGATGAGGATTCCTCCCTGAAAGACTGCTCTGTGAACATGGACCTGGATATGGACACACCAAGCCCCTGCCCGAGCAGTCAGAGCAAGTCTCCCTCAGGAGTGAAGATGACCAGCTTTGCCGAACAGAAGTTGAAGAAGCACAATCCGTCAGCGCCAGACTCAgggagatgcagcagcagctccctcaAGACCACTCCTGAGGGTTCTGAGTTTGGCCTCCCATTGTCTGTGTCCTGGGCCCCCACCCCTGAGCACAGCCCCATCCATCACCAAACCACACCAACCTGCACTGCTCAAGCATCATCCACACCTGTACAGCTTCCACCCAACGACCCCGCTCAGGTCATGGCTACAGAGATGGTACAGTTGAGGATGAGGCTGGAGGAAAAACGCAAAGCCATCGAAGCTCAGAAGAAGAAAGTGGAGGCTGCTTTTACGAGGCATCGGCAAAAGATGGGTCACTCAGCATTTCTCAATGTGGTCAAGAGAAAAGGAGATGGGGCCACTGGAGAGGAAGGAGCAAAAATCGAGGGAGAAGGCAAAGTAGTAAGCACAAGTCCCATTGTCAAATTTGGGAGGAGCAAGGCAGACACACCTGATGGGGCAGAGCAAAGCATCACAGGTTCCTGTTGGACGAAGTCACCTGGTGCAGGAGAGGAGGGCGGGCAAAGTCACGCTCAGCTAACCGAGGTAGATCTCACCGAGTACACGCGTTCTATCGAGAAACTCAACCATTCATTAGCCTTCCTTCAGACTGAGATGCAGCGACTGgctcagcagcaggaagtgatcaTGGCCATGAGGGAGCAACAGCATCAGCAGGCCTGGGTCATCCCTCCTCCACATACAAACCCAtcaccacaaaaacacagtcgAGCCGGAGCTGTCACTCGATCCTCAGGACCCTCTTCTCCTGCCGACTCACCTCGTTCCACCCACCGCTCTCCAACCAGCATCAAACGCAAGTCAGCCTCCTTCCACTCACGTAATCCTCGCACCGCTCGGCCCAGCGAGCTAAAACTGGCCCCCTACAATCGAGTCCTAACTGCCCCGCAGTCTGTCGACAGCATCCCCAGACTACGGCGATTTTCTCCCTGTCAGCCTTTGGCAAGTTCCTTTGTTTACATGGGGGAGAAACCAGAACCTGCCAATCTAGCGACAGTAGCCTCAGATGGAGATAAAAACAAGGAGATGGAGTCAATCCTTTCCCCAGAGAGGGAGCTTGCCAGTATATGTGTAGCCAACTCGCCCCCCAGTTCCCCCAACCTGAAGAACAAAAGAGAGCAAAAATTTGAATGCCATACCcaggaaacagaacaaaacagccAGTCGAAAACAGCTGACATGGAAACAGATAACCAGAAAGTTCAGAAGTCGGTTGCGGATCTCAAACCTACCGTAGCGTCGTCATTTCCCGAGGTTCTTGCCCACCCTGTGGTCGAGACCTTCATGGTGACACCTACAGAGATTCCTCCCCAGCCAGAAGCCTCAGGTCAAGTCAAGAGCAGCTTGATCGAGGTTCCTCTGTCAGTCGTGAAGTCACGGGATGATCTGACACTGGATGATGCTTTGGAGGTGCAGCAGGTCAATGAGGAAAGCTCTGATTACGAACAGAAGATATGTCGTGGTTTTTTCTTCAAG GCTGACGGAAAGGCTGAGGGGAACATGGCTCAGAAGAGGGCTGCCCTGttggagaagaggatgaggagggagaaggagagccAGCAGAAGAAGATGCAGCAGGaggctgagctggagcagaagaaggaggaagCTCG ActaaaagcagaggaagagcgcatcaggaaggaggaggacaaggcCAGGAGGGAGTTCATCAAGCAGGAATATCTCAGAAGGAAGCAGCTAAAGCTGATGGAGGACATGGACACCGTCATTAAACCTCGATCAGCCGGTGGGGCCAAGCAGAGGCGGGGCCGCCCCAAGTCCATCCATCGCGACAGCATGGACTCCCCCAAAACCCCTGTCAGAGCTGCCACAG GTTCACGCCAACGTGTCTTTTCAGTCTCCAGCTTGTCCCTCGCGTCCCTCAACCTGGGAGACAGCGACAGCGTTCACTCTGAGAAGAGATCGCCAAG AAGTGCTAGCTTAGCCTCTGGCAGTCTGTTCTACTTTCTGAGGTCTCCTAAACTGAGAAGGAGAAG gCCAGATTCTGCAGATGGCTTCCTGTCCCCGAGTCGCTCCAGCAGCAGGAATGGAGAGAAGGACTGGGACAACGGATCCACAACCTCCTCTGTTACGTCTAACACCGAGTACACCG GACCAAAGCTGTACAAGGAGCCCAGTGCCAAGTCTAACAAGCACATCATCCAGAACGCTCTGGCCCACTGCTGCCTCGCAGGCAAGGTTAATGAGGGGCAAAAGAACAAGATCCTGGAG GAAATGGAGAAATCTGAGGCCAACAACTTCCTGGTTTTGTTCCGAGACGCCGGCTGCCAGTTCCGCTCTCTCTACACTTACTGCCCCGAGACGGAGGAGATCAACAAGCTGGCGGGTATCGGCCCCAAGAGCATCACGCGCAAGATGATCGACGGCCTCTACAAGTACAACTCGGACAAGAAGCAGTTCAGTCAGATACCAGCTAAGACCATGTCGGCCAGCGTGGACGCGGTGACGATCCACAACCACCTCTGGCAGACCAAGAAGCCAGCCACCCCTAAAAAAGTAGTGCCTGCCCAGTCCTAA
- the camsap2a gene encoding calmodulin-regulated spectrin-associated protein 2a isoform X6, with protein sequence MGEVKDVRDVKKTFVAPAIKSFEHYDFSRAKICCSLTWLVAKAYGTDSIPADLKDPFYTDQYEQEHLKPPVASLLLSADLYCRAGSLILKSDSAKPLLGHDAVIQALAQRGLYVTDQERLVTERDLRKRPLQMSAHLAMIDTLMMAYTVETVSMEKVMACVRHYSSCDPEVEAPYDTEDAVTTWINKVNEYLKDIVTQEQRKRETPSAEPAGSPRARYRKEQASTQSVPWIPPVDNLLKDSTDGSALCALLHFYCPQLLQMDDVCLKENMTLADRLYNLQLLQDFCKDNLNSCCHFSLEDMLYASSTIKNNYLVFMAELFWWFEVVKPSFVKPRMLENEGTEPLSLLKNVPAIPISKATKRSFMERPPSPERPSLPLRPQPRNSGEIKRSTSMSFVDGNLGTWPKEKRSGPYGVSFDIPFDKDDCAPGPLSSTRGMVRSVSTDDGSGFKVQHLPRGMRRNLSFQPVNGQSVGIEEEGCPDSLAGMETIRRAYPNGHGSVMATTPSMEEALHIIHSPSRPPLEGINNGFFLHSQGHGAGVGGLEPVSELDSKGPLSTTDTTEVDTGIHIRTEDMLDEDSSLKDCSVNMDLDMDTPSPCPSSQSKSPSGVKMTSFAEQKLKKHNPSAPDSGRCSSSSLKTTPEGSEFGLPLSVSWAPTPEHSPIHHQTTPTCTAQASSTPVQLPPNDPAQVMATEMVQLRMRLEEKRKAIEAQKKKVEAAFTRHRQKMGHSAFLNVVKRKGDGATGEEGAKIEGEGKVVSTSPIVKFGRSKADTPDGAEQSITGSCWTKSPGAGEEGGQSHAQLTEVDLTEYTRSIEKLNHSLAFLQTEMQRLAQQQEVIMAMREQQHQQAWVIPPPHTNPSPQKHSRAGAVTRSSGPSSPADSPRSTHRSPTSIKRKSASFHSRNPRTARPSELKLAPYNRVLTAPQSVDSIPRLRRFSPCQPLASSFVYMGEKPEPANLATVASDGDKNKEMESILSPERELASICVANSPPSSPNLKNKREQKFECHTQETEQNSQSKTADMETDNQKVQKSVADLKPTVASSFPEVLAHPVVETFMVTPTEIPPQPEASGQVKSSLIEVPLSVVKSRDDLTLDDALEVQQVNEESSDYEQKICRGFFFKADGKAEGNMAQKRAALLEKRMRREKESQQKKMQQEAELEQKKEEARLKAEEERIRKEEDKARREFIKQEYLRRKQLKLMEDMDTVIKPRSAGGAKQRRGRPKSIHRDSMDSPKTPVRAATGSRQRVFSVSSLSLASLNLGDSDSVHSEKRSPRPDSADGFLSPSRSSSRNGEKDWDNGSTTSSVTSNTEYTGPKLYKEPSAKSNKHIIQNALAHCCLAGKVNEGQKNKILEEMEKSEANNFLVLFRDAGCQFRSLYTYCPETEEINKLAGIGPKSITRKMIDGLYKYNSDKKQFSQIPAKTMSASVDAVTIHNHLWQTKKPATPKKVVPAQS encoded by the exons AGCGCCCACCTGGCCATGATCGACACTCTGATGATGGCGTACACCGTGGAGACGGTGAGCATGGAGAAGGTGATGGCCTGCGTCCGTCACTATTCATCCTGCGACCCCGAGGTGGAAGCGCCTTACGACACAGAGGACGCAGTGACCACCTGGATCAACAAG gtAAATGAGTATCTGAAAGACATCGTGacccaggagcagaggaagagggagacgCCGAGCGCCGAGCCTGCTGGGAGTCCTCGG GCTCGCTACAGGAAGGAGCAGGCCTCAACCCAGTCGGTTCCCTGGATCCCCCCAGTGGACAACCTGCTGAAAGACAGCACGGACGGCTCGgccctctgtgctctgctgcacttctactgccctcagctgctgcagatggacG aTGTCTGTCTGAAGGAAAACATGACGCTGGCCGATCGGCTGTACAACCTACAGCTCCTACAGGACTTCTGCAAAGACAACCTGAACAGCTGCTGCCACTTCAGCCTGGAGGACATGCTCTACGCCTCCTCCACCATCAAG AATAACTACCTGGTGTTCATGGCAGAGCTGTTCTGGTGGTTTGAGGTGGTCAAGCCGTCTTTTGTGAAACCAAGAATGCTGGAAAACGAAGGCACAG AGCCCTTGTCCTTGTTGAAGAATGTCCCGGCCATCCCCATCTCCAAGGCAACCAAGAGGAGCTTCATGGAGAGACCCCCAAGTCCTGAAAGACCCAG TTTGCCCCTCCGACCCCAACCTCGAAACTCag GAGAGATCAAGAGGTCAACCTCAATGTCCTTTGTCGATGGCAACCTCGGCACTTGGCCCAAAGAGAAAAG GTCTGGGCCCTATGGAGTGTCTTTTGACATCCCCTTCGATAAAGACGACTGCGCCCCTggccctctctcctccacacgTGGCATGGTCAGGTCCGTCAGCACTGACGATGGATCTGGCTTCAAGGTCCAACACCTGCCCCGTGGAATGAGGCGTAACCTCTCCTTCCAGCCAGTGAATGGTCAGAGTGTTGGCATTGAGGAGGAGGGCTGCCCAGACAGCCTGGCTGGTATGGAGACCATCAGGCGCGCATACCCCAACGGACATGGAAGTGTTATGGCAACAACTCCCTCCATGGAGGAAGCCCTCCACATTATCCACAGCCCAAGTAGGCCCCCACTGGAGGGGATCAACAATGGGTTCTTTCTGCACAGTCAGGGCCACGGGGCCGGTGTTGGTGGACTGGAGCCAGTGTCAGAGTTGGACTCCAAAGGGCCTCTAAGCACCACAGACACCACCGAGGTGGACACTGGCATTCACATCCGAACAGAAGACATGCTGGATGAGGATTCCTCCCTGAAAGACTGCTCTGTGAACATGGACCTGGATATGGACACACCAAGCCCCTGCCCGAGCAGTCAGAGCAAGTCTCCCTCAGGAGTGAAGATGACCAGCTTTGCCGAACAGAAGTTGAAGAAGCACAATCCGTCAGCGCCAGACTCAgggagatgcagcagcagctccctcaAGACCACTCCTGAGGGTTCTGAGTTTGGCCTCCCATTGTCTGTGTCCTGGGCCCCCACCCCTGAGCACAGCCCCATCCATCACCAAACCACACCAACCTGCACTGCTCAAGCATCATCCACACCTGTACAGCTTCCACCCAACGACCCCGCTCAGGTCATGGCTACAGAGATGGTACAGTTGAGGATGAGGCTGGAGGAAAAACGCAAAGCCATCGAAGCTCAGAAGAAGAAAGTGGAGGCTGCTTTTACGAGGCATCGGCAAAAGATGGGTCACTCAGCATTTCTCAATGTGGTCAAGAGAAAAGGAGATGGGGCCACTGGAGAGGAAGGAGCAAAAATCGAGGGAGAAGGCAAAGTAGTAAGCACAAGTCCCATTGTCAAATTTGGGAGGAGCAAGGCAGACACACCTGATGGGGCAGAGCAAAGCATCACAGGTTCCTGTTGGACGAAGTCACCTGGTGCAGGAGAGGAGGGCGGGCAAAGTCACGCTCAGCTAACCGAGGTAGATCTCACCGAGTACACGCGTTCTATCGAGAAACTCAACCATTCATTAGCCTTCCTTCAGACTGAGATGCAGCGACTGgctcagcagcaggaagtgatcaTGGCCATGAGGGAGCAACAGCATCAGCAGGCCTGGGTCATCCCTCCTCCACATACAAACCCAtcaccacaaaaacacagtcgAGCCGGAGCTGTCACTCGATCCTCAGGACCCTCTTCTCCTGCCGACTCACCTCGTTCCACCCACCGCTCTCCAACCAGCATCAAACGCAAGTCAGCCTCCTTCCACTCACGTAATCCTCGCACCGCTCGGCCCAGCGAGCTAAAACTGGCCCCCTACAATCGAGTCCTAACTGCCCCGCAGTCTGTCGACAGCATCCCCAGACTACGGCGATTTTCTCCCTGTCAGCCTTTGGCAAGTTCCTTTGTTTACATGGGGGAGAAACCAGAACCTGCCAATCTAGCGACAGTAGCCTCAGATGGAGATAAAAACAAGGAGATGGAGTCAATCCTTTCCCCAGAGAGGGAGCTTGCCAGTATATGTGTAGCCAACTCGCCCCCCAGTTCCCCCAACCTGAAGAACAAAAGAGAGCAAAAATTTGAATGCCATACCcaggaaacagaacaaaacagccAGTCGAAAACAGCTGACATGGAAACAGATAACCAGAAAGTTCAGAAGTCGGTTGCGGATCTCAAACCTACCGTAGCGTCGTCATTTCCCGAGGTTCTTGCCCACCCTGTGGTCGAGACCTTCATGGTGACACCTACAGAGATTCCTCCCCAGCCAGAAGCCTCAGGTCAAGTCAAGAGCAGCTTGATCGAGGTTCCTCTGTCAGTCGTGAAGTCACGGGATGATCTGACACTGGATGATGCTTTGGAGGTGCAGCAGGTCAATGAGGAAAGCTCTGATTACGAACAGAAGATATGTCGTGGTTTTTTCTTCAAG GCTGACGGAAAGGCTGAGGGGAACATGGCTCAGAAGAGGGCTGCCCTGttggagaagaggatgaggagggagaaggagagccAGCAGAAGAAGATGCAGCAGGaggctgagctggagcagaagaaggaggaagCTCG ActaaaagcagaggaagagcgcatcaggaaggaggaggacaaggcCAGGAGGGAGTTCATCAAGCAGGAATATCTCAGAAGGAAGCAGCTAAAGCTGATGGAGGACATGGACACCGTCATTAAACCTCGATCAGCCGGTGGGGCCAAGCAGAGGCGGGGCCGCCCCAAGTCCATCCATCGCGACAGCATGGACTCCCCCAAAACCCCTGTCAGAGCTGCCACAG GTTCACGCCAACGTGTCTTTTCAGTCTCCAGCTTGTCCCTCGCGTCCCTCAACCTGGGAGACAGCGACAGCGTTCACTCTGAGAAGAGATCGCCAAG gCCAGATTCTGCAGATGGCTTCCTGTCCCCGAGTCGCTCCAGCAGCAGGAATGGAGAGAAGGACTGGGACAACGGATCCACAACCTCCTCTGTTACGTCTAACACCGAGTACACCG GACCAAAGCTGTACAAGGAGCCCAGTGCCAAGTCTAACAAGCACATCATCCAGAACGCTCTGGCCCACTGCTGCCTCGCAGGCAAGGTTAATGAGGGGCAAAAGAACAAGATCCTGGAG GAAATGGAGAAATCTGAGGCCAACAACTTCCTGGTTTTGTTCCGAGACGCCGGCTGCCAGTTCCGCTCTCTCTACACTTACTGCCCCGAGACGGAGGAGATCAACAAGCTGGCGGGTATCGGCCCCAAGAGCATCACGCGCAAGATGATCGACGGCCTCTACAAGTACAACTCGGACAAGAAGCAGTTCAGTCAGATACCAGCTAAGACCATGTCGGCCAGCGTGGACGCGGTGACGATCCACAACCACCTCTGGCAGACCAAGAAGCCAGCCACCCCTAAAAAAGTAGTGCCTGCCCAGTCCTAA